The sequence TAAGCTATACAATTATCGATAATTTTTTAGaattatttgtttcatatttgaaattaatctaatttaatctgctGCTAAAATTCGGTAGTTAATCGGTTAACTTGTTAGTTGGAACGATGCTAAAGGCGGAACTATAATTTGTAGCTAGTGTATGGGGGGACAGTTATTGTCGGTGCACAGTGCAATCTCGTCTAGTGATTCACGTTATAAACAACTAGCTGCTAGTGTAATTCTGAGCTCTATGGCAGTGCTTATTCGGTGAAACGGTATCACACCATAATATACGttgtcaaaatggacaaaaaggacTTGATTGACTGGGGAGGAAATGCAGCTGAAGAGGGGAATCGTGTGAGAAAAGCCGGAAACTTATCTAAAAATGTCCACACTGGTCTTCCTTCGCCACTTGCAGATCACGCGAGATGTTCTCTAATTAAAGGCGACTTCATCTACTTCCATTATGGCTGTGATGGACAAGATGACAGAGGCTGGGGATGTGGATACCGCACCATCCAGACCATGGCTTCCTGGCTTTTACTGAACTTTTCTCCACCCAAGGGCCAACACACACCTCCACCGAGCCTCCCAGAAATACAACATGCTCTGGTCACTATGGGGGACAAGCCAGGTTCATTTTCAGGATCTAGGGAGTGGATAGGAACATTTGAGGCCTCACTGGTCCTTGACTACTT comes from Sphaeramia orbicularis chromosome 18, fSphaOr1.1, whole genome shotgun sequence and encodes:
- the ufsp1 gene encoding ufm1-specific protease 1, with amino-acid sequence MDKKDLIDWGGNAAEEGNRVRKAGNLSKNVHTGLPSPLADHARCSLIKGDFIYFHYGCDGQDDRGWGCGYRTIQTMASWLLLNFSPPKGQHTPPPSLPEIQHALVTMGDKPGSFSGSREWIGTFEASLVLDYFYDVPCKVVHVRGGGSELEQVAVAELHQHFEKHGSPVMMGGDRDNSSKGIVGVCTGEKGSYLLIVDPHYCGRQLEKAELQSRGWVAWKRVSSLDQSSFYNLCLPQTQKISN